The window TTCTCGAGACAATAAACTTTTACTTCCATTCCAAGCCTTTTCCCTACTTTTAAGGGATAGAGAATGTCTAAGTAATTCTTCTTATCTTTAATTATGCCCAGGAGCCTTTTCCCCTTATAGTTTAAGGGTTTTCCTAAAGGTCCTTTTAGTAGAACTTTCTTCTTCTCCATAAATCTTTTCTGAAGAGTTGTAGAATCTATATACACTGTTAGTAAATTATTTTCATAATCTGCAACTGTCAGCGGTATTTCTCTTTCTGAGGGAAATATGACACTTATAAATTGTCCAGGCAAGGGATTAATGGCAGACTCTATTATCACTCTATAAGAATTGTAGTTATAGTCAGGCTCTACTTTTATAACCTTTGAATAGGTAAGGCTCATTTATTATTTGCACCCAATATCTGACTCATTACCTCATTTTCGTCAATTATTGTCTCACAATACTCACATCTCATTTTTAATGGTTTTTCCGCTAATGTTTTGAAAGTGGGAATGGCTTCCACATCATTACTTGTTATGCAGTAAGGATTTGGGCATTTCAGTATTCCCTTCACTACCTTAGGAACCTCTAGCTTAGTTTTCTTTATAACTTCATACTCCCTAACTATATTAATTGTAGCTGTTGGTGCTATTAGCGTAATAAGATTAGCTTCCGTGTCGCTTATTTCCTTATCTTCAATCTTTACGATATCCTTTTTACCCATTTTCTTGCTATCTACGTTTATAACTAACGCAATTCTAAATC is drawn from Sulfolobus acidocaldarius SUSAZ and contains these coding sequences:
- a CDS encoding aspartate carbamoyltransferase encodes the protein MEIQNNRKELMVSKIKNGTVIDHIPAGRAFAVLNVLGIKGHEGFRIALVINVDSKKMGKKDIVKIEDKEISDTEANLITLIAPTATINIVREYEVIKKTKLEVPKVVKGILKCPNPYCITSNDVEAIPTFKTLAEKPLKMRCEYCETIIDENEVMSQILGANNK
- a CDS encoding DHOdehase electron transfer subunit t, which codes for MNPLPGQFISVIFPSEREIPLTVADYENNLLTVYIDSTTLQKRFMEKKKVLLKGPLGKPLNYKGKRLLGIIKDKKNYLDILYPLKVGKRLGMEVKVYCLENCKDIEFEITDKIEGDMIISSAPKEDLHRLPSDSFVYLRWVKMNCTLGVCGECEYKGVMTCVEGPFVQVSRIVDKRESVL